From one Desulfurobacterium thermolithotrophum DSM 11699 genomic stretch:
- a CDS encoding cytochrome b/b6 domain-containing protein: MKKIKVKRHSKLFILLHWLIVFQSLILLVSGLALGPNPAVEFIQTGTARALHIVVAFFFLGTITFFFYYFIMSGEYMWFGLRRLWEAIDFFFDEVRHFLLRKPVAHEPLYDPKRGDYVRKIIPTEVLAWWGWVLLWILLGITGIAILFPENFGLITRFCHALIPDWVDPLSSTQRFHGFIAILYVVLALIHAYASWKFGMIKSIVTGEHEVRVLDGNANIKPENEI; the protein is encoded by the coding sequence ATGAAGAAAATAAAGGTTAAAAGACATAGTAAACTCTTTATACTTCTTCATTGGCTTATAGTTTTTCAATCACTAATACTTCTTGTTTCTGGATTGGCTCTTGGTCCTAATCCAGCTGTTGAATTTATTCAAACAGGAACAGCGAGAGCTCTTCACATTGTTGTAGCATTTTTCTTCCTTGGTACTATTACCTTCTTCTTCTACTACTTCATTATGAGCGGTGAGTATATGTGGTTTGGCCTGCGCAGGCTATGGGAAGCCATTGACTTCTTCTTTGATGAAGTTAGACACTTCCTCCTTAGAAAACCTGTTGCGCATGAACCTCTTTATGATCCAAAAAGAGGTGACTATGTAAGAAAAATCATCCCTACAGAAGTTCTTGCCTGGTGGGGATGGGTACTCTTATGGATTCTCCTTGGAATTACTGGTATAGCTATTCTCTTTCCTGAGAACTTTGGACTTATTACAAGGTTCTGCCATGCTCTTATTCCTGACTGGGTTGATCCACTTTCCTCAACACAGAGGTTCCATGGTTTCATAGCAATTCTTTACGTTGTTCTTGCTCTAATTCATGCTTACGCTTCCTGGAAGTTTGGCATGATTAAGAGTATTGTTACAGGAGAACATGAAGTACGTGTATTAGATGGTAATGCTAATATCAAACCGGAGAATGAAATTTAA
- a CDS encoding C-GCAxxG-C-C family protein produces MKRRDFVKGLLVASGAGLMSLPKAGFAEEAPAAGASPNMENAPFLPWGYVELDPEEAMKRGYLGYFVGECSAGAFWAITSLLREKKGYPYTLLPLPTFEEMVAARKAHHHLPIPMKYGNGGIEGYGTICGALNGAACAIEWAVGPKLGKKIIRRLFRWYEVTAFPTPLTNEYAVNHKFPVKGKWDKPLPSIHCNSVLCHVVVSKWCSIAGFASGSKQRSERCGRITAAVARQAVILLNAALKGELEKVFPFKVSNETASCRTCHLKGKKFEQGNFARGFIACESCHVEDIKAHVKAAPLPTAFGTNLGTWMGAAAIGTVAGIGAHLVATNIGRKGGNDEENKG; encoded by the coding sequence ATGAAAAGAAGGGACTTTGTTAAGGGATTGCTTGTAGCTTCCGGTGCAGGGCTTATGAGCCTTCCAAAAGCTGGTTTTGCTGAAGAGGCTCCTGCTGCCGGGGCCTCCCCTAATATGGAAAATGCTCCTTTTCTTCCTTGGGGTTATGTAGAACTTGACCCTGAAGAAGCAATGAAACGTGGTTATCTTGGATACTTCGTTGGTGAATGTTCAGCAGGAGCTTTTTGGGCTATAACTTCTCTTCTTAGAGAAAAGAAAGGATATCCTTACACACTACTTCCACTTCCTACTTTTGAAGAAATGGTTGCTGCAAGAAAAGCCCATCATCACTTACCTATTCCAATGAAGTATGGAAACGGTGGAATTGAAGGATATGGAACTATTTGTGGTGCACTAAATGGTGCAGCCTGTGCTATCGAATGGGCAGTAGGTCCAAAACTTGGAAAGAAAATTATTAGAAGACTCTTTAGATGGTATGAAGTAACTGCGTTTCCAACTCCATTAACAAATGAATACGCAGTAAACCATAAATTCCCTGTTAAAGGAAAGTGGGATAAACCCCTTCCATCAATTCACTGTAACTCTGTTCTTTGTCACGTTGTAGTATCTAAGTGGTGCTCTATTGCTGGATTTGCAAGTGGTTCAAAGCAAAGATCAGAAAGATGTGGAAGAATTACAGCAGCTGTTGCAAGACAAGCTGTTATTCTTCTTAATGCTGCGCTTAAAGGAGAGCTTGAAAAAGTATTCCCATTCAAGGTAAGTAATGAGACTGCAAGCTGTAGAACATGTCACTTAAAAGGTAAAAAGTTTGAACAAGGAAACTTTGCAAGAGGATTTATTGCTTGTGAATCATGTCACGTAGAAGATATTAAAGCTCACGTTAAAGCTGCTCCTCTTCCAACAGCCTTTGGAACAAACCTTGGAACATGGATGGGAGCTGCAGCAATTGGAACTGTAGCGGGTATAGGTGCCCACCTTGTAGCTACAAACATCGGCAGAAAAGGGGGCAACGATGAAGAAAATAAAGGTTAA
- a CDS encoding phosphate porin, translating to MRKFLAVSTVFMLSLGSVAAFGQEVSNDEVLEKLQQLEQKVAELEKENESLRSLVRKSGYTVMPRKRTEKLQVDGRILLRWDQTNFDYEGGNNKNIYGEKANGLVARKVRFRFHGNLNDNIGYMIHVRADRGETVELWDAFIDYKFDAVPLKLRMGQQKIPVSMSYLKPGPKIIFPERPIAVRKMGSHNRDLGIRAIFSPMKKLKLEAAVMDGEGFSTLRNDDKKYSYILAVDSTPINSSDFKWRIRAAYEGGYGWAAYNDKKVAKRNLFDLETKLDIKPVNLALEAGYLHDNPNKSTVTKYALKGNVAGYYLQADYAVPGLQKLHLIGRYSEFDKDTDVSNNEEKYASAGFYYLLNGWQAAIRGAYVHVIDTASNQKDLISAEFQLLF from the coding sequence ATGAGGAAGTTCCTCGCAGTCTCAACAGTCTTCATGTTATCTCTTGGTTCTGTAGCTGCCTTCGGGCAAGAAGTTTCAAACGACGAAGTTTTAGAAAAGCTTCAGCAATTAGAACAAAAAGTTGCTGAGCTGGAAAAAGAAAACGAAAGCCTTAGAAGTCTTGTAAGAAAGTCTGGTTATACTGTTATGCCAAGAAAGAGAACAGAGAAGCTACAAGTTGATGGTAGAATTCTTTTAAGATGGGACCAAACTAATTTTGATTACGAGGGAGGAAATAATAAAAACATATATGGAGAAAAAGCAAATGGATTAGTAGCAAGGAAAGTAAGATTTAGATTCCATGGAAATCTTAATGACAATATTGGTTATATGATTCATGTTAGAGCAGATAGAGGAGAAACAGTAGAGCTTTGGGATGCATTCATTGATTATAAGTTTGATGCAGTTCCTTTAAAACTTAGAATGGGACAGCAGAAAATACCTGTTTCAATGTCATATCTTAAACCTGGTCCAAAGATTATTTTCCCAGAAAGACCAATTGCTGTTAGAAAAATGGGTTCTCATAATAGAGATCTTGGTATAAGAGCAATCTTCTCTCCAATGAAGAAACTAAAACTAGAAGCTGCTGTTATGGATGGTGAAGGATTTTCTACTTTAAGAAATGATGACAAGAAATACTCTTACATTCTTGCTGTAGATAGTACTCCTATTAATAGTTCTGACTTTAAGTGGAGGATAAGAGCAGCTTATGAAGGGGGTTATGGTTGGGCTGCTTACAATGATAAAAAAGTAGCTAAGAGAAACCTTTTTGATCTTGAAACAAAACTTGATATTAAGCCTGTAAACTTAGCTTTAGAAGCAGGTTACCTTCATGATAATCCTAACAAAAGTACTGTAACAAAATATGCTTTAAAAGGAAATGTTGCTGGTTATTATCTCCAAGCAGATTATGCTGTCCCTGGATTACAAAAGCTTCATTTAATTGGAAGATACTCCGAATTTGATAAAGACACTGATGTTTCAAACAATGAAGAGAAGTATGCATCTGCTGGTTTTTACTATCTCCTAAATGGCTGGCAAGCTGCAATTAGGGGAGCTTATGTTCATGTGATTGATACTGCTTCAAATCAAAAAGATTTAATTTCTGCTGAATTCCAGCTTCTATTCTAA
- a CDS encoding IS5-like element ISDeth1 family transposase: MPKLRKKPILSGMKAKRLNFHKVLNLSKTYMNRRGQAVLVYLYPFKTKRGRPKKYPDEIILTLLFLQVAWNLSFRDLEYLAVQIFGRENIPDFSTYYYRLKQLPSILLVDFLNFVSRRLLGKYHKELRFLIIDGTGFKYNEIYPLKILRGKEIKEVKSHVKVVVLSVHLKDGKRFILTALPGESYASEVKLGEKIVRWLNERGFIWRALKGRPFLGDKAYDSIKFIELVLLAGLKPYIKVRETLRKGIKSEIRLKCKELLESDEIYRFRGLIESIFGEVKQDVGSYERTKSFHIAQLFVLAKFILFNMGVLFFVWMIFQTLSLFKEKLLITLD; the protein is encoded by the coding sequence TTGCCAAAATTAAGAAAAAAGCCTATCCTCTCCGGTATGAAAGCGAAAAGACTAAATTTCCACAAAGTACTCAACCTATCAAAAACATACATGAACCGGAGAGGACAGGCTGTACTGGTATATTTATATCCTTTTAAAACCAAAAGAGGAAGACCCAAGAAATACCCTGACGAGATAATTCTTACCCTTCTTTTCCTCCAAGTAGCCTGGAACCTATCATTCAGAGACCTTGAATATTTGGCAGTTCAGATATTTGGAAGAGAGAATATTCCTGATTTTTCAACCTATTATTACCGACTCAAGCAACTACCTTCCATTCTCCTTGTAGATTTTCTGAACTTTGTCTCTCGAAGACTCTTAGGGAAGTATCATAAAGAACTAAGATTTCTGATAATAGATGGAACTGGCTTCAAATACAATGAGATTTATCCATTGAAAATTCTAAGAGGCAAAGAGATAAAGGAGGTAAAAAGCCACGTTAAAGTTGTTGTATTAAGCGTTCATCTAAAAGATGGAAAAAGGTTCATTCTTACTGCATTACCTGGAGAGAGTTACGCTTCGGAAGTGAAACTTGGAGAGAAAATAGTTAGGTGGTTAAACGAAAGGGGATTTATATGGAGAGCTTTGAAAGGAAGGCCATTTTTAGGAGACAAAGCTTATGACAGCATTAAGTTTATTGAGCTTGTTCTGTTAGCAGGCTTAAAGCCTTACATAAAGGTGAGAGAAACATTAAGGAAGGGAATTAAATCTGAGATTAGGCTTAAATGCAAAGAGCTTTTAGAATCTGATGAAATTTACAGGTTTAGAGGACTGATAGAGAGTATTTTTGGAGAAGTTAAGCAGGATGTTGGAAGTTACGAGAGAACAAAGAGCTTTCATATAGCTCAACTGTTTGTTTTAGCTAAGTTTATCCTCTTTAACATGGGAGTTTTGTTCTTTGTCTGGATGATTTTTCAAACACTCTCACTATTTAAAGAGAAACTTTTGATTACACTGGATTAA
- a CDS encoding HEAT repeat domain-containing protein translates to MRLKKLIYFLFLSISPIVANANSANELKIFKLNDPDPAVRKAAVFYLSQTGDPAYIPKFCEMLLKDKNEEVRAAAADGLGNFDDKRAEDCLLKALKKEKSERVKESIVSALVDFDDKKVGKLMCKLVDSKNPNIKRYALMALLQYKGLCDKKIFKLLKQENKSDLRTKFAEILGIHQYKPAKNYMMKLLNSRKDEDKLVALTYFKYYPTGDIVPKLEKILTKSTNEDLKSLAFDALIATDHQNAYKLIKKLLIKPTFKKKFALRLATIKTNLPPSVINSLIDDSDDITKIALLTYIGKHKLTNYCNFIEKNVYSKSNDVQAAAIWALGQVDCKDSVKILYELITNLELDDTIRKNAAIALANLNPKELKKNVKLIKKAYDNEIFDDIKDILKRALKKAQQEN, encoded by the coding sequence ATGAGACTGAAAAAACTCATTTATTTTCTTTTTCTCTCTATTTCGCCTATAGTTGCTAACGCTAATAGTGCTAACGAATTAAAAATATTTAAACTTAACGATCCAGATCCAGCTGTAAGAAAAGCAGCTGTTTTTTATCTATCACAGACAGGAGATCCAGCATATATCCCTAAGTTTTGTGAAATGCTTTTAAAGGATAAAAATGAGGAGGTAAGAGCTGCTGCAGCAGATGGCTTAGGAAATTTTGATGATAAAAGGGCAGAAGATTGTCTTTTAAAAGCTCTTAAAAAGGAAAAATCAGAAAGAGTTAAGGAAAGTATAGTTTCGGCTCTTGTAGATTTTGATGATAAAAAAGTAGGTAAGTTGATGTGTAAGTTAGTTGATAGTAAAAATCCTAATATAAAAAGATACGCTTTAATGGCCTTACTTCAATATAAAGGACTGTGTGATAAAAAGATTTTTAAACTTTTAAAGCAGGAAAATAAAAGTGACTTAAGAACAAAATTTGCTGAAATTCTTGGTATCCATCAGTATAAACCAGCAAAGAATTATATGATGAAACTACTTAACTCTAGAAAGGATGAAGATAAGTTAGTAGCTTTAACCTATTTCAAGTATTATCCTACAGGTGATATCGTTCCTAAGCTAGAAAAAATTTTAACAAAAAGTACTAATGAGGATTTAAAGTCTTTAGCTTTTGATGCTCTTATCGCAACAGACCATCAAAATGCTTATAAATTAATAAAGAAACTCTTAATAAAACCAACTTTTAAAAAGAAGTTTGCTTTAAGACTAGCTACTATAAAGACAAATCTTCCTCCATCGGTAATAAATTCCCTTATTGATGATAGTGATGATATCACGAAAATAGCTTTGCTTACTTACATTGGTAAACATAAACTTACAAACTACTGTAATTTCATAGAGAAAAACGTGTATAGCAAATCAAACGATGTACAAGCTGCAGCTATTTGGGCTTTAGGGCAAGTTGATTGTAAAGATAGCGTAAAAATACTTTATGAACTCATTACAAATCTTGAGCTTGATGATACTATTAGAAAAAATGCTGCTATAGCTTTAGCTAACTTAAATCCAAAAGAATTGAAGAAAAACGTTAAGCTCATAAAGAAGGCATATGATAACGAAATATTTGATGATATCAAGGATATACTTAAAAGAGCTCTCAAAAAAGCTCAACAGGAAAATTAA
- a CDS encoding LysR family transcriptional regulator, producing MVDYNTLKAFKLVVDLKSFSAAAKVLNVSQPAITNRIKSLERFLGAPLFVRKGKSFTLSSYGEILYREIDIAIESLDRIKNLMIKLSKNTREKLRFAASTTVGNWFIPGIIQSFIQNKDISIEMLIGNTEEVVQNILSRYFDFGIVEGKAEDEALSIIPIKEDKLVLIKAKESPIPDVLSIEDLLKYPIVVRERGSGTRNLIEEILSKFNITFSNMKIFAEIGNTTSIINFVSKNPNVIAFVPEVAVKDDSTVQIIKTKDIQITRKFSLLIHKDCSLNMLAREFIGYLLNFQQPIQQS from the coding sequence ATGGTTGATTATAATACTCTTAAGGCATTTAAGCTTGTAGTGGATTTAAAGAGCTTTTCTGCAGCAGCTAAGGTACTAAATGTTAGCCAACCGGCTATAACAAACAGGATAAAGAGTCTTGAAAGGTTTCTTGGAGCTCCTCTTTTTGTTAGAAAAGGGAAATCTTTTACTCTTTCTTCTTACGGAGAAATTCTTTACAGAGAAATAGACATAGCAATAGAAAGCCTAGATAGAATTAAGAATTTAATGATTAAACTATCAAAAAATACAAGAGAAAAACTAAGATTTGCAGCAAGCACTACTGTTGGAAATTGGTTTATTCCTGGAATAATTCAATCTTTTATTCAGAATAAGGATATTAGTATTGAAATGCTTATAGGTAACACTGAAGAGGTTGTTCAAAATATCCTTTCTCGTTATTTTGATTTTGGTATTGTAGAAGGAAAAGCTGAAGACGAAGCTTTAAGTATTATTCCAATAAAAGAAGATAAATTAGTACTAATAAAAGCAAAAGAAAGTCCCATTCCTGATGTTCTTTCTATAGAGGATCTATTAAAGTATCCTATTGTAGTGAGAGAAAGAGGTTCAGGTACAAGAAATTTAATAGAAGAGATACTTTCTAAATTTAATATTACCTTTAGCAATATGAAAATATTTGCTGAGATTGGAAATACAACTTCCATAATTAATTTCGTTTCCAAAAATCCTAATGTTATAGCTTTTGTTCCTGAAGTAGCAGTAAAAGATGACTCTACCGTACAGATCATAAAAACAAAAGATATTCAAATAACAAGAAAATTTTCATTATTGATACATAAAGATTGTTCTCTTAACATGTTAGCAAGAGAATTTATAG